From Burkholderia pseudomultivorans, the proteins below share one genomic window:
- a CDS encoding ExeM/NucH family extracellular endonuclease, whose amino-acid sequence MRSTIRLFAPLLLLPTLVAPALAVTAAPVSPNCGGSATPIADIQGPGEPSPLAGQNVSIEAVVTADFGGTDGFGGFFVQQADPQRRNQPGVSEGLFVYSPKARAKAGDLVHVTGKVEEKYGQTQLTLSGAIAVCANGQTVTPATLTLPVDSPNAFAAYEGMLVRLPQTLNVTDNYELGRYGSVMLSNGRLRTPTSVVPPAQAQTQIDANARNRLILDDGSNKQNPATVPYPAPELSASNTLRAGYTVRDVEGVLEVRYGAWRIQPVPGAAAPTFDARANPRTKAPARDPHANLRVASFNVLNYFNGNGLGGGFDDPNNRGAKNYQEFVRQDAKIVSALKALDADVIGLMEIQNNGYGELSAVRQLAAKLGDSWRVVDPGTSRLGGDAIAVAMIYDSRKVEPVGRAATLAIDDKNRQPLAQSFRRIGGKQALTIAVNHLKSKNCPDATNDDLDQGDGQGCWNPTRTRAAAKLADWLAGTPTGVAGQGVLLIGDFNSYTYEDPIRLLESRGYRNLVSRWIGDKAYSYVYNGEAGYLDHALASLPLASHVKAVHEWHINADEPVALQYTLAYKTAAQQQTYYAPDAYRSSDHDPVLIDIALPGGGR is encoded by the coding sequence ATGCGCTCGACAATCCGACTGTTTGCCCCGCTATTGCTTCTGCCGACGCTCGTGGCGCCGGCGCTGGCCGTCACCGCCGCCCCCGTCAGCCCGAACTGCGGCGGCAGCGCGACGCCGATCGCCGATATCCAGGGGCCCGGTGAGCCGTCGCCGCTCGCCGGCCAGAACGTGTCGATCGAGGCGGTCGTCACCGCCGATTTCGGCGGCACCGACGGCTTCGGCGGCTTCTTCGTACAGCAGGCCGATCCGCAGCGCCGCAACCAGCCGGGCGTGTCGGAGGGGCTGTTCGTCTATTCGCCGAAGGCGCGCGCCAAGGCCGGCGATCTCGTCCACGTGACGGGCAAGGTCGAGGAAAAATACGGGCAGACGCAGCTCACGCTGTCGGGTGCGATCGCGGTGTGCGCGAACGGCCAGACGGTCACGCCCGCGACGCTGACGCTGCCGGTCGACAGCCCGAACGCGTTCGCCGCGTATGAAGGCATGCTCGTGCGCCTGCCGCAGACGCTGAACGTTACGGACAACTACGAGCTGGGCCGCTACGGCAGCGTGATGCTCAGCAACGGCCGTCTGCGCACGCCGACGAGCGTCGTGCCGCCCGCGCAGGCGCAGACGCAGATCGATGCGAACGCGCGCAACCGGTTGATTCTCGACGACGGATCGAACAAGCAGAACCCCGCGACCGTGCCGTATCCGGCACCGGAACTGTCCGCGTCGAACACGCTGCGCGCCGGCTACACGGTGCGCGACGTCGAAGGCGTGCTGGAGGTGCGGTACGGCGCGTGGCGCATCCAGCCGGTGCCCGGCGCGGCGGCACCGACCTTCGACGCACGCGCGAATCCGCGCACGAAGGCGCCCGCGCGCGATCCGCATGCGAACCTGCGCGTCGCGTCGTTCAACGTGCTCAACTACTTCAACGGCAACGGGCTGGGCGGCGGCTTCGACGATCCGAACAACCGCGGCGCGAAGAACTACCAGGAATTCGTGCGCCAGGACGCGAAGATCGTCAGCGCGCTGAAGGCGCTCGACGCCGACGTGATCGGCTTGATGGAAATCCAGAACAACGGTTACGGCGAACTGAGCGCGGTGCGTCAGCTCGCGGCGAAGCTCGGCGACAGCTGGCGCGTCGTCGATCCGGGCACGTCGCGGCTCGGCGGCGACGCGATCGCGGTCGCGATGATCTATGACAGCCGCAAGGTCGAGCCGGTCGGCCGCGCGGCGACGCTCGCGATCGACGACAAGAACCGCCAGCCGCTCGCGCAGTCGTTCCGTCGCATCGGCGGCAAGCAGGCGCTGACGATCGCGGTCAACCATCTGAAGTCGAAGAACTGCCCGGACGCGACCAACGACGATCTCGACCAGGGCGACGGCCAGGGCTGCTGGAACCCGACGCGCACGCGCGCGGCGGCGAAGCTGGCCGACTGGCTGGCCGGCACGCCGACGGGCGTCGCGGGGCAGGGCGTGCTGCTGATCGGCGATTTCAACAGCTACACGTACGAGGATCCGATCCGCCTGCTCGAATCGCGCGGCTATCGCAACCTCGTGTCGCGCTGGATCGGCGACAAGGCGTACAGCTACGTCTACAACGGCGAAGCGGGCTATCTCGATCACGCGCTCGCATCGCTGCCGCTCGCGTCGCACGTGAAGGCCGTGCACGAGTGGCACATCAACGCCGACGAACCGGTCGCGCTGCAGTACACGCTCGCGTACAAGACGGCCGCGCAGCAGCAGACGTACTACGCGCCCGATGCCTATCGTTCGTCGGATCACGATCCGGTGCTGATCGATATCGCGCTGCCGGGCGGCGGGCGTTGA
- a CDS encoding S10 family serine carboxypeptidase-like protein, producing the protein MKPDRSSTGNSLGRHARLAGLGALTIVTVVLAACGGDDSSSVGASSLAQATASQQASAQQSAGSQTPAGNQPYVDPVAYSMNATDGLAATQVAEKAAVMHYQWKSGGTTINYTTTTGHLTAADANGNPEASMSYVAYTAPSTNGKPRPVTFVYNGGPGSSSIWLRLGSFAPTRVATPDPLFGTNWPNYPLVDNQESLIDTTDLVFIDPPGTGLSEAVLPNTNQKFWGSDADVNIMRDFVERYLTVNNRSNSPIYLYGESYGTPRTDMLALALESAGVHLTGIVLQSSILNYFADATEAVAITQSTEGLLLDTDTVAGYLPGYAAVAAYFNQVSPAPINQALYALQTELFTTLIYNQLQKYSQSWVLSQLGIPDALGTPVFPSDATLRLWSIPSSLTMQALRGYFNANPFGTSLLPGTTIGRYDGRVSLPNSDPRLQTDGDPSDILISQPFTNALATQLPDYLGYTAPNATYMPLNDNIIQVWDFSHDGQPMPDTIPDLLGALQLNPKLQVLAENGFHDLATPFFSTEKQLARLQTVKGLNPKLQVNFFQGGHMTYLDDVARPQMKRDLTYFYQGRRIPTALTLRTLPPPWPDENPAGTPTGSSPGATATTTVAAAP; encoded by the coding sequence ATGAAACCAGACAGAAGCAGTACCGGCAACAGCCTGGGCCGTCACGCCCGGTTGGCCGGGCTAGGCGCATTGACGATCGTGACCGTGGTGCTCGCGGCGTGCGGCGGCGACGATTCATCGTCGGTCGGCGCGTCGAGTCTCGCACAGGCCACGGCGAGCCAGCAGGCCAGCGCGCAGCAATCGGCCGGCAGCCAGACGCCGGCAGGCAACCAGCCCTACGTCGATCCGGTCGCCTACTCGATGAACGCGACCGACGGCCTCGCCGCGACGCAGGTCGCCGAGAAGGCGGCCGTCATGCATTACCAGTGGAAATCCGGCGGCACGACGATCAACTACACGACGACCACCGGCCACCTGACCGCCGCGGATGCGAACGGCAATCCCGAAGCATCGATGTCGTATGTCGCGTACACCGCGCCGAGCACGAACGGCAAGCCGCGCCCGGTGACGTTCGTCTATAACGGCGGGCCGGGCTCGTCGTCGATCTGGCTGCGGCTCGGCTCGTTCGCGCCGACGCGCGTCGCCACGCCCGATCCGCTGTTCGGCACCAACTGGCCGAACTATCCGCTCGTCGACAACCAGGAAAGCCTGATCGACACGACGGACCTCGTGTTCATCGACCCGCCGGGAACCGGGCTGTCGGAAGCCGTGCTGCCGAACACCAACCAGAAGTTCTGGGGCTCCGATGCGGACGTCAACATCATGCGCGACTTCGTCGAGCGCTATCTGACGGTCAACAATCGCAGCAATTCGCCGATCTATCTGTACGGCGAATCGTACGGCACGCCGCGCACCGACATGCTGGCGCTGGCGCTCGAATCGGCAGGCGTGCACCTGACCGGGATCGTGCTGCAGTCGTCGATCCTGAACTACTTCGCGGACGCGACGGAAGCGGTGGCGATCACGCAGTCGACGGAAGGGCTGCTGCTCGATACGGACACCGTGGCCGGCTACCTGCCCGGTTATGCGGCGGTGGCGGCGTACTTCAACCAGGTGTCGCCGGCGCCGATCAACCAGGCGCTTTATGCATTGCAGACCGAACTGTTCACGACGCTCATCTACAACCAGCTGCAGAAATACTCGCAGTCGTGGGTGCTGAGCCAGCTCGGCATACCGGATGCACTCGGCACGCCGGTGTTCCCGAGCGATGCGACGCTGCGGCTATGGTCGATCCCGTCGAGCCTGACGATGCAGGCGCTGCGAGGCTACTTCAATGCGAATCCGTTCGGCACCAGCCTGCTGCCGGGAACGACGATCGGCCGGTACGACGGGCGCGTGTCGCTGCCGAACTCGGATCCGCGTCTGCAGACGGACGGCGATCCGTCGGACATCCTGATCTCGCAGCCGTTCACGAACGCGCTCGCGACACAGCTGCCCGACTACCTCGGCTATACCGCGCCGAATGCGACCTACATGCCGTTGAACGACAACATCATCCAGGTGTGGGACTTCTCGCATGACGGCCAGCCGATGCCGGACACGATCCCCGATCTGCTCGGTGCGCTGCAGCTCAATCCGAAGCTTCAGGTGCTCGCGGAGAACGGCTTCCACGATCTGGCGACGCCGTTCTTCAGCACCGAGAAGCAGCTCGCGCGACTGCAGACGGTGAAGGGCCTGAACCCGAAGCTGCAGGTGAATTTCTTCCAGGGCGGGCATATGACCTATCTGGACGACGTGGCGCGTCCGCAGATGAAGCGGGATCTCACGTATTTCTATCAGGGCAGGCGGATTCCGACGGCGTTGACGCTGCGGACCTTGCCTCCGCCGTGGCCGGATGAAAACCCGGCCGGCACGCCGACGGGCAGCAGCCCCGGCGCGACGGCGACGACCACCGTGGCGGCGGCGCCGTGA
- a CDS encoding MFS transporter, with protein sequence MAHSASRTPASPQQRPPTRAEAPMESAARTSAAAATTRPSRKRLLILALLFVTVVINYLDRSNLSIAAPALFRELHIDPVRAGLVFSAFGWTYALMQIPGGWLVDKISPRVLYAGALALWSAATLLLGFAGSFVGLIVLRLAVGALEAPAYPINNRVVTTWFPTRERATAIGGYTSGQFVGLAFLTPVLAWLQVHLGWHMVFVATGLAGIAWAAIWYAVYREPRAFPGVNAGEIALIRDGGGLVDLEDRIAARSERTPSTWRDLGIVLGRRKLWGIYLGQFALNSTLWFFLTWFPTYLVKYRGMDFIKSGFLASLPFLAAFVGVLCSGVLSDWLMRRGASQGFARKLPIISGLLISTCIIGANYVSSTGWVIAFMTLAFFGNGFASITWSLVSGLAPARLLGLTGGMFNLIGNLSAIATPIVIGLLVDGADFSHAITYIAAMALAGSLSYGLLVGKVERIDA encoded by the coding sequence GTGGCCCATTCCGCGTCACGCACCCCCGCCAGCCCGCAGCAGCGGCCGCCCACACGCGCCGAGGCCCCGATGGAATCCGCCGCGCGCACCAGCGCGGCCGCCGCGACGACGCGCCCTTCCCGCAAGCGCCTGCTGATCCTCGCGCTGCTGTTCGTCACGGTCGTGATCAATTATCTCGACCGCAGCAACCTGTCGATCGCCGCGCCCGCGCTGTTCCGCGAACTGCACATCGACCCGGTGCGCGCGGGCCTCGTGTTCTCCGCGTTCGGCTGGACCTATGCGCTGATGCAGATCCCCGGCGGCTGGCTCGTCGACAAGATATCGCCGCGCGTGCTCTACGCGGGCGCGCTCGCGCTGTGGTCGGCCGCAACGCTGCTGCTCGGCTTCGCCGGCTCGTTCGTCGGACTCATCGTGTTGCGTCTGGCGGTCGGCGCGCTCGAAGCGCCCGCCTATCCGATCAACAACCGCGTGGTCACGACGTGGTTCCCGACGCGCGAGCGCGCGACCGCGATCGGCGGCTACACGTCGGGCCAGTTCGTCGGTCTCGCGTTCCTGACGCCGGTCCTCGCGTGGCTGCAGGTCCACCTCGGCTGGCACATGGTGTTCGTCGCGACGGGGCTCGCGGGTATCGCGTGGGCCGCGATCTGGTACGCGGTGTATCGCGAACCGCGCGCGTTTCCCGGCGTCAACGCCGGCGAAATCGCGCTGATCCGCGACGGCGGCGGCCTCGTCGACCTCGAGGACCGCATCGCGGCACGCAGCGAACGCACGCCGTCGACGTGGCGCGACCTCGGCATCGTGCTCGGCCGGCGCAAGCTGTGGGGCATCTATCTCGGCCAGTTCGCATTGAACTCGACGCTGTGGTTCTTCCTCACGTGGTTCCCGACCTATCTCGTCAAATATCGCGGGATGGACTTCATCAAGTCGGGCTTTCTCGCATCGCTGCCGTTCCTCGCCGCGTTCGTCGGCGTGCTGTGCTCGGGCGTGCTGTCGGACTGGCTGATGCGTCGCGGCGCATCGCAGGGCTTCGCGCGCAAGCTGCCGATCATCTCCGGGCTGCTGATCTCGACCTGCATCATCGGCGCGAACTACGTGAGCTCGACCGGCTGGGTGATCGCGTTCATGACGCTCGCATTCTTCGGCAACGGCTTCGCGTCGATCACCTGGTCGCTCGTGTCGGGGCTCGCGCCCGCGCGGCTGCTCGGCCTGACGGGCGGCATGTTCAACCTGATCGGCAACCTGTCCGCCATCGCGACGCCGATCGTGATCGGGCTGCTGGTCGACGGGGCCGACTTCTCGCACGCGATCACCTACATCGCGGCAATGGCGCTCGCCGGCAGCCTCTCTTACGGGCTGCTCGTCGGCAAGGTCGAACGGATCGACGCGTAA